A region of Fibrobacter succinogenes subsp. succinogenes S85 DNA encodes the following proteins:
- a CDS encoding biotin--[acetyl-CoA-carboxylase] ligase → MFSQERNFSGWQLTGFSGAPAYLFETIGSTHKLMKSMAASGEIAPGTLFVADSQSDGHGRHERTWDSPAGKNLYFNILIPLKGIPASSYAQITQVAALTFAETFNNIQGIAATENRNGAESASASTPKITVKWPNDILYGKSKFCGILAEIVFIRQQQSEQQLAPQQKTPPRPALSMGVGINVNSEPSDYAHLNRAVTTLKAIFGRTINREKLLQALVGNLERAIGQFKAFGIRPWVEAWKRMDQFIGSRGTIVVNNHCTDQNRDTGEGSIKKTGRIIDMNDDGSLLFECDDGTIETVISADLEI, encoded by the coding sequence ATGTTTTCACAAGAACGTAATTTTTCAGGTTGGCAGCTCACAGGTTTTAGTGGTGCGCCAGCTTATCTTTTTGAGACGATTGGCAGTACACACAAGCTCATGAAGTCCATGGCAGCCTCTGGTGAAATTGCACCCGGCACACTTTTCGTCGCAGATTCTCAAAGCGATGGACATGGCCGTCACGAACGCACATGGGACTCCCCCGCCGGCAAAAATCTTTATTTCAACATTTTAATCCCGCTCAAAGGCATCCCTGCCAGTAGCTACGCACAAATTACGCAAGTTGCCGCACTCACATTTGCTGAAACTTTCAACAATATCCAAGGAATCGCGGCAACTGAAAATCGTAATGGCGCGGAATCGGCAAGCGCAAGCACTCCAAAAATTACGGTCAAATGGCCGAACGACATACTTTACGGCAAGAGCAAGTTCTGCGGGATTCTCGCTGAGATTGTTTTTATACGTCAGCAACAGTCCGAACAGCAGCTTGCACCGCAGCAAAAAACGCCACCACGTCCCGCCCTTTCGATGGGAGTTGGAATCAACGTCAATAGCGAGCCAAGCGATTACGCCCATTTGAATCGGGCCGTCACCACGCTCAAGGCAATTTTTGGACGCACAATCAATCGCGAAAAACTCTTGCAAGCACTTGTAGGGAATCTCGAGCGCGCCATAGGACAGTTCAAAGCCTTCGGCATTCGCCCCTGGGTCGAAGCCTGGAAACGCATGGACCAGTTCATTGGCTCACGCGGTACTATCGTTGTGAATAACCACTGCACCGATCAAAACCGAGACACAGGTGAAGGCTCCATCAAAAAAACAGGCCGCATCATTGATATGAACGATGACGGCAGCCTTCTCTTTGAATGCGACGATGGAACCATTGAGACAGTCATATCAGCAGATTTGGAAATTTAA
- a CDS encoding 4-hydroxybenzoate octaprenyltransferase: protein MNKILEFTHLVRLSHSLFAMPFAIGSMWVAANGFRDMSAFETARIIVLIVLCMVTARNSAMSFNRIADAKFDAENPRTAKRHLPAGRLSRKSVMAFLALNGILFVVFAWMLQPLAGALAFPVWLLLLSYSYWKRFSWLCHWFLGFAIGMSPLGAWIAVRGEFAVFPIFLLFILMLWMGGFDIIYATQDIEIDRKQGLHSVPARFGLEKSLRIALASHLAMLVLCVVFGFFWNMGWIWWAITGLMTAAIVYIHLFRKSNDLDAMNRDFFLANVAISALVMIGLIVWICMGGDVNELY from the coding sequence ATGAATAAAATCCTTGAATTTACACATCTTGTCCGTTTGAGCCATTCGCTGTTTGCGATGCCTTTTGCCATTGGTTCCATGTGGGTTGCTGCAAACGGTTTCCGAGACATGAGCGCTTTTGAAACGGCCCGCATTATCGTGCTCATCGTGCTTTGCATGGTGACCGCCCGTAACAGTGCCATGAGCTTTAACCGCATTGCAGACGCCAAGTTCGATGCGGAGAATCCGCGGACGGCAAAGCGCCATTTGCCGGCAGGACGCCTGAGCCGTAAATCGGTGATGGCGTTCTTGGCGTTGAACGGAATCTTGTTTGTTGTGTTTGCGTGGATGCTCCAGCCGCTTGCAGGGGCGCTTGCGTTCCCGGTATGGCTATTGTTGCTCTCGTATTCGTACTGGAAGCGTTTTAGCTGGCTTTGCCATTGGTTCCTTGGTTTTGCGATTGGCATGAGCCCGCTTGGCGCCTGGATTGCCGTTCGTGGCGAATTTGCCGTGTTCCCGATTTTCCTTCTGTTCATTTTGATGCTCTGGATGGGCGGTTTTGACATCATTTACGCCACGCAGGATATTGAAATTGACCGCAAACAGGGCTTGCATTCCGTGCCCGCCCGCTTTGGCCTTGAAAAGTCCTTGCGCATTGCGCTGGCAAGCCATTTGGCAATGCTCGTGCTTTGCGTCGTGTTCGGGTTCTTCTGGAATATGGGCTGGATTTGGTGGGCGATAACGGGACTCATGACCGCTGCTATCGTCTATATTCACTTGTTCAGAAAATCGAATGACCTAGATGCGATGAACCGCGACTTTTTCCTTGCGAATGTGGCAATTAGCGCTCTCGTGATGATAGGCCTCATCGTCTGGATTTGCATGGGAGGTGATGTCAATGAACTTTATTAA
- a CDS encoding CdaR family protein: MGNIILKITALVCAMALWFYVISLKDFQLTMEVPLTFVKLPEALAIASKPPSTVSVTVEGKPLDLIRLQSQKRAAMVVDMHLAELGSRRIHLDSKNFVAPNFATVHYVEPDNQYLFIDVAVDTRIERSIPIKSNTNFNAAPGYVIVQPPKLLQEDLKVSGARNALTRIIDIPTDSIFIDSIKASKTFSVKLQTELLPPFVTPSDTVAKIFVDVQKIKSKEFKNIPIQLIGFYDRALNTLSPQQATVEITGGEKVVEAVNSNDIELFIEYTRFAIEDADSLTPTVKLNLPSDIDRSMSIKAILVKPDKIKLIKTKTEDDNKDEEYGI, encoded by the coding sequence ATGGGAAACATCATATTAAAGATTACCGCCTTGGTATGCGCGATGGCCCTCTGGTTCTATGTCATCTCGCTGAAGGACTTCCAACTGACGATGGAAGTTCCGCTTACGTTCGTGAAGTTGCCCGAGGCGCTCGCGATTGCATCGAAGCCGCCTAGCACAGTTTCGGTGACCGTCGAAGGCAAGCCCTTGGACCTTATCCGCCTGCAGTCGCAAAAGCGGGCTGCGATGGTTGTCGACATGCACCTCGCCGAACTCGGCTCCAGGCGCATCCACCTTGATTCAAAGAATTTTGTGGCTCCGAACTTTGCAACAGTCCACTACGTTGAACCGGACAACCAGTACCTCTTTATCGATGTCGCTGTCGACACAAGAATCGAGCGCAGCATCCCCATCAAGAGCAATACGAATTTCAACGCCGCACCGGGCTATGTGATTGTCCAGCCCCCCAAGCTCCTCCAGGAAGACTTGAAAGTCTCTGGCGCACGTAACGCACTCACGCGCATTATCGACATTCCGACAGATTCTATATTCATCGATAGCATCAAGGCCAGCAAGACATTCTCCGTCAAACTCCAGACTGAACTTTTGCCGCCATTCGTGACACCAAGCGATACCGTCGCCAAGATTTTTGTCGATGTCCAGAAAATCAAGTCCAAGGAATTCAAGAACATCCCTATCCAGCTCATCGGCTTCTATGACCGCGCTTTGAACACACTCTCGCCACAGCAGGCGACCGTCGAAATCACCGGTGGTGAGAAAGTCGTCGAAGCCGTGAACAGCAACGACATTGAACTTTTTATTGAATACACCCGCTTTGCCATTGAAGATGCAGACAGCCTCACTCCCACAGTCAAGTTGAACTTGCCGTCCGATATCGACCGCAGCATGTCCATCAAGGCTATCCTTGTCAAACCAGACAAGATCAAGCTCATCAAGACAAAGACCGAGGATGATAATAAAGACGAGGAATACGGAATATGA
- the tsaD gene encoding tRNA (adenosine(37)-N6)-threonylcarbamoyltransferase complex transferase subunit TsaD: protein MIWLGIESSCDETACAVLQDDPLKVLSNPLYSQIDEHALYGGVVPEIAARAHLQKIAPIAEAAVKEAGVELKDIDAIAYTTGPGLMGPLLVGASFAKGLARDLNIPAYGMNHLEGHLAAAWLSNPDIEPPFLTLTVSGGHTELVMEEPGFKYTSIGRTRDDAAGEAFDKCGKLIGLKYPAGATISRLGKDHNRKFVEFPRALHTHDSCEFSFSGLKTAVLRYTETHDPEFIQQNLGDICASLEDAIVDSLVTKTINALKKTKMKTLVMGGGVSANSWLRTRLQDYCDKKGIRFCVPDRSLSTDNGAMIAAAAIRRKLQGKLESIDVVKPWMPLAL, encoded by the coding sequence ATGATTTGGCTTGGAATTGAATCCAGCTGCGACGAAACAGCATGTGCTGTTTTGCAGGACGACCCACTCAAAGTTCTTTCGAATCCACTTTACAGCCAAATTGACGAACATGCCCTCTACGGTGGCGTTGTTCCCGAAATCGCCGCCCGTGCGCATTTGCAAAAGATTGCCCCCATCGCCGAAGCCGCCGTCAAGGAAGCGGGCGTTGAGCTCAAGGACATTGACGCCATCGCCTACACCACTGGCCCGGGCCTCATGGGACCGCTCCTCGTTGGTGCAAGCTTTGCCAAAGGCCTCGCCCGCGATTTGAACATTCCGGCTTACGGCATGAACCATCTCGAAGGCCACCTCGCCGCTGCCTGGCTCTCTAACCCGGACATTGAACCGCCATTTTTGACGCTTACCGTCTCAGGCGGACACACAGAACTTGTGATGGAAGAACCGGGATTCAAGTACACAAGCATCGGTCGCACCCGCGATGATGCTGCCGGCGAAGCATTCGACAAGTGCGGTAAGCTCATTGGCCTCAAGTACCCCGCAGGTGCAACGATTAGCCGCCTCGGCAAGGACCACAACCGCAAATTCGTGGAATTTCCACGCGCACTTCACACGCACGACAGCTGCGAATTTTCGTTCAGTGGATTAAAGACCGCCGTGCTCCGTTATACCGAAACGCACGACCCGGAATTTATCCAGCAGAACCTCGGCGATATCTGCGCCTCGCTTGAAGACGCGATTGTCGATAGCCTTGTCACAAAGACCATCAACGCCCTCAAGAAGACGAAGATGAAGACGCTCGTGATGGGCGGTGGCGTGAGTGCAAACAGCTGGTTGCGCACCCGCTTGCAGGACTACTGCGATAAGAAAGGTATCCGCTTCTGCGTGCCGGACCGCAGCCTGAGTACGGACAACGGAGCAATGATTGCCGCAGCGGCCATCCGCCGCAAGTTGCAGGGCAAGCTCGAGTCTATCGACGTTGTGAAGCCGTGGATGCCGCTCGCTCTTTAG
- a CDS encoding ubiquinone/menaquinone biosynthesis methyltransferase — protein MKSPVRKMFDGIASRYDFLNHFLSCYQDVLWRRYCCKRLKKMMCGMPRDLNKVRLLDLCGGTGDFANTFRKIFESGCVCARDFVVNPAVIGDFSYGMLAEVKPKKIDAHAVQLDAMKMPFAERQFDVILNGFGMRNVPDARGALMESYRVLDAGGYLCVLEFFSPRNLFNKFFYKVLAPLFIPVMGAFFSGKRDAYEYLVNSIIRFLPVDQFCKMAEECGFEVKQVKMFDGGISFGVFLHKPGKA, from the coding sequence ATGAAAAGTCCCGTGCGTAAGATGTTCGATGGCATTGCGAGCCGTTACGATTTTCTGAATCACTTTCTGAGTTGTTATCAGGATGTGCTGTGGCGCAGGTATTGCTGCAAACGCCTGAAAAAGATGATGTGTGGGATGCCGCGCGATTTGAATAAAGTTCGCTTGCTGGACTTGTGCGGGGGTACGGGCGATTTTGCCAACACGTTCCGCAAGATTTTCGAATCTGGTTGCGTGTGCGCGCGCGACTTTGTTGTAAACCCTGCTGTAATCGGTGATTTTTCGTACGGGATGCTCGCTGAAGTCAAACCGAAGAAAATTGATGCGCATGCAGTACAGCTCGACGCGATGAAAATGCCGTTTGCCGAACGCCAATTTGACGTGATTCTGAATGGCTTTGGTATGCGTAACGTGCCCGATGCCCGTGGCGCCTTGATGGAATCTTACCGCGTGCTCGATGCGGGCGGCTACCTTTGCGTTTTGGAATTTTTCTCGCCGCGAAACTTGTTCAACAAGTTCTTCTATAAAGTACTTGCACCGCTATTTATCCCGGTGATGGGCGCCTTCTTTAGTGGCAAGCGAGATGCTTACGAATATCTGGTGAACTCAATTATCCGCTTTTTGCCAGTCGATCAGTTCTGCAAAATGGCAGAAGAATGCGGCTTTGAAGTCAAACAGGTTAAGATGTTCGATGGCGGGATTTCGTTTGGCGTGTTCTTGCACAAGCCGGGTAAAGCATGA
- a CDS encoding FISUMP domain-containing protein — protein sequence MVLPLYLGACGDDNSSSAEDPSIEDEEEDNLGGDEFRDSTITGSNYNSKTGTASIIKSEILDVKSGNSYKTIQFGPYTWMAENANYKVSKSSCYDGDYENCESNGRLYQSMNADQACPSGFKIPSEADYEYMLKFAKSVTDPAFGFDPQMSGSCETVNGELQCKGQGKESYLMTSDFDVFKVTSKGKAYFEEANFSAYYAVRCMKMSHFVETESQLPTCDSSTYKYLDDFFVASKGKNYYCNKKKWVKDDENSCLSSERGDKHYYKDTLFICRNNTWEYATMNDVDASCTKKNQWEVQKLNGQSYICDDSTWRKPTNIESSIGLCNNDSLKKMAVFENKKESIDYICDSIGWRKAVLTDSIGKCTATNQWKKVINNDSTYICDDSTWRKPTTTEAAIGLCTPDSIAKMGTVKTKYDSTQYFCDTTGWRKAVLRDSIGKCTKERQWEEKVNYGKKYICKDSVWNKASTREDSIGFCTPTRYGKIDSLKSGSSYSSYFCDSTGWRSTVMVDFVGNCEASKFYTTLEYKGTTYACRATKKWETLSTTEKNLGICSPKISGKIDTVKSSGYSYICDSISWRTTNIYDYYGNCDSTKLYTTKNFNGITYGCTSPTKWEKLTHPTSEFGFCTPKLKGVLKTDSTGRDYICDSTWRQATKSEVLGLCDDDRDGFEKVHNSVKYGCVNEEWRQFTTLEKTLGLCYKGTKDKIGQVNSVDYICSDTGWTKFTITQALGNCTISIDYETAEYANKMYVCKNLRWTLMDSVELALGVCKKDDYKTSYKYKDNYYYCSDHSWKIAPANIVLEKCTSSLLGQVEVYRDTSYYCSANQTWQIYTDVDKALGVCGPKKQEGLFKYNGKNYGCTYTGVGSNKRYHWREENEIDKALGFCHATGLTWKQYNGKDYACNTSYSGWISDTFKEMYGTCSKSFPEKLGMTVGYNNKLFYCDTMITYASSFSSWHIVEPIDSLGGVCRKALDGDTVTYKDSSYYCGTKNNYYRWLPATKVTQFLGKCGLANDGKVAVYNGLHMECYDENWRRAPVDYVTITDSRDGNSYKTIKIGNQEWMAENLKFEVAGSWCGDNDNGCATYGRLYSWDMAIGLPKNPHPDSIVIADTSSVQGICPKGWRLPTRRDWDSLLTQCNVEDLQKNATGYDETHTDVCGFSSIPTGYMNVFFRNGIDYTEERDKIKYSTNNTAYWTAIQEKYYSRDTTAVALIFNDKSDSYVPNNWRLYDKTDGLPIRCIKQ from the coding sequence TTGGTTTTACCGTTATATCTAGGCGCCTGTGGCGATGACAACAGCAGTAGCGCAGAGGACCCCTCAATTGAAGATGAGGAAGAGGACAACCTCGGTGGCGACGAATTCAGAGACTCCACCATTACAGGAAGCAATTACAATTCCAAGACCGGAACAGCAAGCATCATCAAAAGCGAAATTCTTGACGTAAAAAGTGGCAACTCCTATAAGACCATCCAATTCGGGCCTTACACATGGATGGCCGAAAACGCAAACTACAAAGTATCAAAAAGCTCCTGTTACGACGGGGATTACGAAAACTGCGAATCCAATGGTCGCCTGTACCAGAGCATGAATGCCGACCAGGCATGTCCTAGCGGGTTCAAGATTCCGTCCGAAGCCGATTACGAATACATGCTCAAATTCGCTAAAAGCGTCACCGACCCTGCCTTCGGTTTCGACCCGCAAATGTCCGGTTCCTGCGAAACCGTCAACGGAGAGCTTCAATGCAAGGGCCAAGGCAAAGAATCCTACCTCATGACATCCGATTTCGATGTCTTTAAGGTGACCTCCAAAGGGAAGGCGTATTTTGAAGAAGCCAATTTCAGCGCCTATTACGCCGTGCGTTGCATGAAGATGTCGCACTTTGTTGAAACAGAAAGCCAACTCCCCACTTGCGATTCTTCCACATACAAATACCTTGACGATTTCTTTGTCGCAAGCAAGGGCAAAAACTACTACTGCAATAAAAAGAAATGGGTCAAAGACGACGAAAACTCCTGCCTTTCTTCGGAACGCGGCGATAAGCATTATTACAAGGATACGTTGTTCATTTGCAGAAACAACACTTGGGAATACGCAACCATGAACGACGTTGATGCAAGCTGCACCAAGAAAAACCAATGGGAAGTGCAAAAGCTGAACGGACAAAGTTACATTTGCGATGATTCCACATGGCGTAAGCCCACAAACATTGAATCATCCATCGGCCTCTGCAATAACGACAGCTTAAAGAAAATGGCCGTATTCGAAAACAAGAAGGAATCCATTGACTACATCTGCGATTCTATCGGCTGGCGTAAGGCTGTCCTCACAGACTCCATCGGTAAATGTACCGCCACAAACCAGTGGAAAAAAGTAATTAACAACGACAGCACCTACATCTGCGATGATTCCACATGGCGTAAGCCCACGACAACCGAAGCAGCCATCGGCCTTTGCACTCCCGACAGCATTGCCAAAATGGGAACCGTCAAGACAAAGTACGATTCCACGCAATACTTCTGCGACACCACAGGTTGGCGCAAGGCGGTCCTCCGAGATTCCATCGGCAAGTGTACCAAGGAAAGACAATGGGAAGAAAAGGTAAACTACGGTAAGAAATACATTTGTAAGGACTCCGTCTGGAACAAGGCTAGCACCCGCGAAGATTCCATCGGATTCTGCACGCCAACCCGATACGGGAAAATTGATTCTCTCAAGAGTGGCAGTAGTTACAGTTCTTATTTCTGCGATTCCACAGGCTGGCGCAGCACCGTCATGGTTGACTTTGTCGGTAACTGCGAAGCTTCCAAGTTCTACACGACCCTTGAATACAAGGGTACGACATACGCCTGCCGCGCAACAAAGAAATGGGAAACACTCTCCACAACCGAAAAGAACCTCGGCATCTGTTCTCCCAAAATTTCCGGAAAAATCGACACCGTAAAATCTAGCGGTTACAGCTACATCTGCGATTCCATAAGCTGGCGCACAACAAACATTTACGATTACTACGGCAACTGCGATTCCACCAAGCTCTATACGACAAAGAATTTCAACGGCATAACTTACGGCTGCACGAGCCCCACAAAATGGGAAAAGCTCACGCACCCCACATCTGAATTCGGTTTCTGCACGCCCAAGCTCAAGGGAGTACTAAAAACGGATAGCACCGGCAGGGACTACATCTGCGATTCCACTTGGAGACAGGCCACAAAATCCGAAGTTCTCGGCTTATGCGACGACGACAGGGACGGATTCGAAAAAGTGCATAATTCCGTCAAGTACGGCTGCGTCAACGAAGAATGGCGCCAATTCACCACGCTTGAAAAAACCTTAGGACTCTGCTATAAGGGAACTAAAGATAAAATTGGACAGGTAAATTCAGTAGATTACATTTGTAGCGACACCGGCTGGACAAAGTTCACCATCACGCAGGCGCTTGGAAACTGCACAATAAGCATTGATTACGAGACTGCCGAATACGCAAATAAAATGTACGTCTGTAAAAATTTGAGATGGACATTAATGGACTCCGTAGAACTCGCTTTGGGCGTTTGCAAAAAAGACGACTACAAAACATCGTATAAATACAAAGACAACTATTACTATTGTTCCGATCACTCCTGGAAAATTGCCCCCGCCAACATTGTTCTAGAAAAATGCACATCATCATTGCTAGGCCAAGTTGAAGTATACAGAGACACGTCATACTATTGTTCTGCCAACCAGACATGGCAAATTTATACAGACGTGGACAAAGCTCTTGGTGTATGCGGCCCTAAAAAGCAAGAAGGTCTTTTCAAATACAACGGCAAGAACTACGGCTGCACCTATACGGGAGTCGGCTCCAACAAAAGATACCATTGGCGCGAAGAAAATGAAATTGACAAAGCTCTAGGATTCTGCCACGCCACAGGACTTACCTGGAAACAATACAACGGAAAAGACTATGCGTGCAACACGTCATACAGTGGATGGATTAGCGACACGTTCAAAGAGATGTACGGCACCTGTAGTAAAAGCTTCCCCGAAAAATTAGGCATGACCGTAGGCTATAACAACAAGCTATTCTATTGCGACACGATGATTACCTATGCATCAAGTTTCAGTTCCTGGCACATTGTGGAGCCGATTGACAGCCTCGGCGGAGTCTGCCGCAAAGCATTAGACGGCGATACGGTCACCTACAAGGATTCCTCCTATTATTGCGGCACAAAAAACAATTATTACAGATGGCTCCCGGCAACAAAGGTCACACAGTTCCTCGGCAAATGCGGGCTCGCGAACGATGGCAAAGTCGCCGTGTACAACGGGCTTCACATGGAATGCTACGACGAGAACTGGAGAAGAGCGCCTGTAGACTACGTTACCATAACGGACTCTAGAGACGGCAACAGCTATAAAACCATCAAGATTGGCAATCAGGAATGGATGGCCGAAAACCTAAAGTTTGAAGTCGCAGGTAGCTGGTGCGGCGATAATGACAATGGCTGTGCCACATACGGACGCCTTTACAGTTGGGATATGGCCATCGGTCTTCCGAAAAATCCTCATCCCGATTCCATTGTAATTGCAGACACCTCTTCAGTTCAGGGAATTTGTCCTAAAGGATGGAGACTCCCGACCCGCAGAGACTGGGACTCACTTTTGACCCAGTGCAACGTTGAGGACCTCCAGAAGAACGCCACGGGTTACGACGAAACCCATACAGACGTTTGCGGATTTTCATCCATCCCGACAGGCTATATGAACGTCTTCTTCAGGAACGGAATTGACTATACCGAAGAACGCGATAAAATAAAGTACTCTACAAACAACACGGCCTATTGGACCGCAATTCAAGAAAAATACTATTCGCGTGACACAACCGCAGTTGCGCTAATATTTAATGATAAAAGCGACTCCTACGTCCCTAATAACTGGCGCTTGTACGACAAAACTGATGGACTACCCATCCGTTGCATAAAGCAATAA
- a CDS encoding UbiX family flavin prenyltransferase encodes MSHFVLGVTGASGSIYATRTAMYLQRFGHEVTLIVTHPGKQVLEYEDQSALFDYCKDVCNVDDFFAECASGSSDIAGMAVVPCSMGTLGRIAAGTSDNLLVRAADVCLKERRPLVIVPREMPYNLIHIENMKHVTLAGAVVIPASPQFYCKPQSVEELVDTVVAKILKHLGVEQSLVASVAKVWSGEL; translated from the coding sequence ATGAGCCACTTTGTGCTTGGAGTGACGGGTGCTAGCGGCAGCATTTATGCGACCCGTACGGCGATGTACTTACAGCGTTTTGGTCATGAGGTAACGCTCATCGTGACGCACCCGGGCAAACAGGTCCTCGAATACGAAGACCAAAGTGCGCTTTTCGACTATTGCAAGGACGTGTGCAACGTGGATGATTTTTTTGCGGAATGCGCGAGTGGTTCTAGCGATATTGCGGGCATGGCTGTGGTGCCGTGCTCCATGGGAACGCTTGGACGTATTGCGGCGGGGACTTCGGACAACTTGCTTGTGCGCGCGGCTGATGTGTGTCTTAAGGAACGCAGGCCGCTTGTGATTGTGCCTCGCGAGATGCCGTACAACTTGATACACATCGAGAATATGAAACATGTGACCTTGGCGGGAGCGGTCGTGATTCCTGCTTCGCCGCAGTTTTACTGCAAGCCGCAAAGCGTTGAAGAGCTCGTGGATACTGTTGTCGCGAAAATCCTAAAGCACTTGGGCGTGGAACAATCGCTTGTCGCGAGTGTTGCTAAAGTATGGAGCGGTGAGCTATGA
- a CDS encoding cell division protein FtsX, which translates to MFGQLGYLISESFRGWKQHRTVILPSLLTIFLCSLLLAASFTALGVSFKLLSAEKSLYVIEAFLKEDVPEDSIAVIQTRLKHTRHVESVAFVSADSALADFSNHFSPDMLELVEGNPIPAFFRVSLSEEARNPADLSEVRNTIAEEAYFEEVQAPLKWASRIASWKFKMIFWPICISILLLITLSLIICNSVRLSLMSRKLLVENMKYAGGSYLFIEFPFVLEGAMQGFLGSGIAILLLGLVIRSLVQMFPIVASGVAYFGIVALFTVLLETMLAGYFSFRTVRSFLFEKKGEQE; encoded by the coding sequence GTGTTCGGACAATTAGGTTACTTAATATCGGAATCTTTTAGAGGATGGAAGCAGCACCGCACGGTGATTCTCCCGTCTTTGTTGACGATTTTCCTGTGCTCGCTTTTGCTTGCGGCCTCTTTTACGGCGCTCGGCGTCTCGTTTAAGCTCCTCTCGGCCGAAAAATCGCTGTACGTGATTGAGGCTTTTTTGAAAGAGGACGTTCCCGAAGATTCCATTGCGGTTATCCAGACTCGGCTCAAACATACACGCCATGTGGAGTCTGTTGCGTTTGTGAGTGCGGATTCTGCACTTGCAGATTTTAGCAATCATTTCTCGCCGGACATGCTGGAGCTTGTTGAAGGGAACCCGATCCCTGCATTCTTCCGAGTATCCTTGAGCGAAGAGGCGCGCAACCCGGCAGACCTTTCCGAAGTGCGCAACACGATTGCCGAAGAAGCGTATTTTGAAGAGGTGCAGGCTCCATTGAAATGGGCTTCGCGAATTGCGTCGTGGAAGTTCAAGATGATATTCTGGCCGATTTGCATCAGTATCCTTTTGCTCATTACGCTCTCGCTCATCATTTGCAATTCGGTGAGGCTTTCGCTCATGTCCCGCAAACTCCTGGTCGAGAACATGAAGTACGCGGGCGGCAGTTACTTGTTCATTGAATTTCCGTTTGTGCTTGAAGGGGCAATGCAAGGTTTTTTAGGGAGTGGCATTGCCATTTTGTTGCTTGGGCTTGTCATCCGTTCGCTCGTGCAGATGTTCCCGATTGTGGCTAGTGGCGTTGCCTATTTTGGAATCGTTGCGCTATTTACGGTGCTCTTGGAAACGATGCTTGCGGGCTACTTTAGTTTCCGCACGGTGCGCAGTTTCTTGTTCGAAAAGAAGGGTGAGCAGGAATAA